One Actinomycetes bacterium genomic window, CCCGCACGGCAACGCTGTGGACCGTGTCGAAGGCCCTGGCCACCTGGCCGATCTCGTCGCGCGCGCCGATGCCGATCGGCCGCGACTCGGCGTCGAGGTCGATCGGCTCGGACCGCTGGAGCTTCTCCACGACCCCGGGCAGGCGCACCTGGGCGACGTCCTCCGCGGTGGCCTTGAGCAACCCGAGCGGGCGGAGCATGGAGCGGGCGACCAGCAGCGAGAGGCCGACCGCGAGCGCGAGCACCAGCGCGACGACGATGCCGTCGAAGGTCGCCCGCTCGCGCGCGTCCGACTCGATCGCCTGGCTGCGGGCCACCGAGGCGGCACCGAGCCGCCCCTCGACCTGGTGCAGCAGCTCGATCTCGGCAGTTGTCACCGACCACCATTCGGCCGGGTCGACGTCGGTCGCTCTGCTGCCCTCGCTGGCGACCACGGAGGCCTGGAGCTCCTTGGCCCGTTGCACCTCAGGGCCGACGAGGGTGTCGACGAACTGCGCCCGCTGGACGTCGTTGGCGGCGCCTCGGAACTCCGACAGCAGCACCGCCCGGGTCGCCAGGGTGGAGGTGAAGCGCCGGTACTGCCCGGTCGCGAAGCGGCCGCGTGCGAGCACGCTGGTGACCAGCTCCCGCTCCAGGGCCGCCAGCTCCTTGATGCGGGAGAGGGCCACGAACGCCCCGACGCTCTGGGCCAGCTCGCGGTCGGCGATCCCGGCCGCGATCTCGCGGTTGGTGTTCAGGAGGTCGGCGATGGTGCCGTTGTAGAAGTCCAGCGCCGCGGACACTGCGACCACCCTGCCGTCCGCGTCCCGCCTCAGCTGGGCGAGCCCGTCCAGCCGGTTGCTCGCCGAGCGGAGCTTGTCTCGGGTCGACGGCGCGAGCGCGCCCTCGTCCAGCACGCCGACGCTGGCGCGGTAGGCGGCCAGGGCGCGGTCGACGGGGCCGCGCTGGGCGGGCAGGGCGCGGCGGTCCGCGCCGGCCTTGGGAGCGAGCAGGTAGCGGACGGTCAGGCCACGCTCCTTCTGCAGCTCGTGCGCGAGCGCGGTGCCGCGCAGGGCGAACTCGGTGAGCTTGGTCACCCGGTCGGCCTGGCGGCTGGTGGAGACGGCCGAGCCGACCTGGAGACCCGCAAGCGCCACCAGGGCGACGGCCGGGATGATGAGGATGAGCGCGAGCTTCGGCCTGATCGGGAGATCGTTCAGCATCACGTGCCTCCCCGGGCGGCCCGTGCATGCAGC contains:
- a CDS encoding nitrate- and nitrite sensing domain-containing protein; amino-acid sequence: MLNDLPIRPKLALILIIPAVALVALAGLQVGSAVSTSRQADRVTKLTEFALRGTALAHELQKERGLTVRYLLAPKAGADRRALPAQRGPVDRALAAYRASVGVLDEGALAPSTRDKLRSASNRLDGLAQLRRDADGRVVAVSAALDFYNGTIADLLNTNREIAAGIADRELAQSVGAFVALSRIKELAALERELVTSVLARGRFATGQYRRFTSTLATRAVLLSEFRGAANDVQRAQFVDTLVGPEVQRAKELQASVVASEGSRATDVDPAEWWSVTTAEIELLHQVEGRLGAASVARSQAIESDARERATFDGIVVALVLALAVGLSLLVARSMLRPLGLLKATAEDVAQVRLPGVVEKLQRSEPIDLDAESRPIGIGARDEIGQVARAFDTVHSVAVRVAAEEAALRRSVGELFLHLGRRLQALVYRQLELLDQLERTEVDSKQLRSLFLLDHLATRMRRNADNLLVLSGAEPVRRWSDPIPLATVIRAASSEIEDFSRVAVMPMADARIVGQHVSDVIHLLAELIENAATFSPPGTRVQVTGEPTPHGYLVEIEDRGIGMSHGDLAEINEQLASPPAVDFTAARRLGFDVVARLAVRHGIKVRLRPSWFGGVTALVLLPPSLLSELLETGLETAPEDAGAGRGPTAPPVPAQAPAPALETAAPDGASPNGWRSHVRRRGAVAAERLPGPGAVDSPVMQVDDGPAD